A window of Reinekea marina contains these coding sequences:
- a CDS encoding rhodanese-like domain-containing protein: MLEQLLEFAVNHWILTSLWIALAILLMKTEGARGGLALSPQQVTQKINNEDAKVIDIRAKDEFNKGHLPNATNIPARDVQKRLGELEPFKDQPVILICKTGTTAGATGAILAKEGFSKLFKLRGGILEWQNSNLPLVKK, encoded by the coding sequence ATGTTAGAACAGCTTTTGGAATTTGCCGTAAACCACTGGATTCTTACATCACTTTGGATTGCCTTAGCTATTTTGCTTATGAAGACAGAAGGTGCCCGCGGTGGCCTCGCTTTATCACCCCAGCAGGTAACCCAAAAAATTAATAATGAAGACGCTAAAGTGATCGATATTCGCGCAAAAGACGAATTTAATAAAGGTCACCTACCCAATGCGACTAACATTCCAGCCCGAGATGTTCAAAAACGCCTTGGTGAATTAGAACCCTTTAAAGACCAGCCTGTTATTTTGATTTGCAAAACAGGCACAACGGCTGGCGCAACCGGTGCAATTTTGGCTAAAGAAGGTTTCTCTAAGTTATTTAAACTGCGCGGTGGCATTTTAGAGTGGCAAAACAGCAACTTGCCATTGGTTAAAAAGTAA